CTGAAGATGAAGAAATGTTCCGTAGATTAGCTTCTTCTCCCAATGTTTACGAACGCATAGCGCGTTCAATTGTACCTTCTATTTTCGGATTCGAAGATATCAAGAAAGCGGTCGCTTGTTTATTATTCGGGGGTAAGTGATAAATTATTATGATTGCAAGTATTAAGCGATCGTGACTTCTAATTGATCTCCTTACTTCTAGGTTCTCGCAAACGGTTACCTGATGGTTTAACTCGAAGAGGAGATATCAATATTTTACTGTTGGGAGATCCCGGTACTGCTAAATCTCAATTACTTAAATTCGTACAAAGAGTGTCGCCAATCGGTATTTATACATCTGGTAAAGGTTCATCTGCCGCCGGTCTTACAGCGTCCGTTTTACGTGATCCAGCTACCGTAATTTCACTCTTTCTATTTTCATCTACGCTGTTAACGATTTTTGCTACATTGTGTTCGATTTTCAGAGAAACTTCGTAATGGAAGGTGGAGCTATGGTTTTAGCTGATGGTGGCGTCGTATGTATCGACGAATTCGATAAAATGAGAGAAGACGATCGTGTCGCCATTCACGAAGCTATGGAACAGCAGACTATTTCTATTGCTAAGGTAAGAAGAAatgaggttttcatttttttttatccatttagTGTTAGTTTTCTTAGAACTATATGTTGATGTTTCTAGGCTGGTATTACTACGACGTTAAATTCTCGATGCTCGGTATTGGCTGCTGCTAACAGTGTATTTGGACGATGGGATGAAATGAAaggagatgaaaatattgattttatgCCTACAATTTTATCTAGATTTGATATGATATTTATTGTCAAAGACGAACATGACGAAAAAAGAGATATTGTAAGAATTGCCTTAATGTTTTACGAActatttttcgatcaaaatctAACTATTCGTATTTGCTTTTTCTAGACGTTAGCGAAACACATCATGAATGTTCACATGACCGCTGGCGAAGAAGTAGACGAATCCAAAGATGGTGAAATGTCACttttaatgatcaaaaaattcatccacTTTTGCAGAACGTAAGTGTTAAGAATGAACTATGAAGCATGAATATTGAGATGTTTCCTGTATATCATATcgcgaattaaattttcagaacgTGTGGCCCTCGGCTTTCTGAAGCTGCTGGCGAAAAGCTTAAGAACCGATACATAGCCATGCGAGGAAGTTCTGCCGAAAAAGAGGAGAAGCATAAAGCATCAATTCCGATCACCGTTAGGTATTAAGCTaactttctttttcatttttcatgaaaaatttgaactacTTACTAAAAATATGATCTTCCAGGCAACTCGAAGCTGTTATTCGTATTTCGGAATCATTAGCGAAAATGCAACTGTTGCCATTTGCTACGGAAACTCATGTAGATGAAGCTTTACGATTGTTCCAAGTTTCAACTCTTGAAGCAGCCTCCTGCAAATCTTTAGAAGGTAAAACTCACTTTGCGCTACATTTTGCGTTCACGTATTTTACActgataaattatttcaattaggAGCTGAAGGTTTTACAACTGATGAACATAGAGAATTGCTATTACGTATCGAGAAACAACTGAAACGACGATTCCCTATCGGAGCCCAAATTTCGGAAAGTACAATCGTACAAGATTTTATAAAACAGGTATGTGCATGAAGTATCTTAATGTCAAATCGGTaagttggtttttattaataaatgacttattttccagaaatatcctGACCGCGCTATTTACACCGTTATTCATACGATGATTCGAAGGGGCGAATTACAACATAGGAATCAAAGAAAAGTTCTTTACcggttgaattaatttttatgttCGAGTTT
This region of Planococcus citri chromosome 5, ihPlaCitr1.1, whole genome shotgun sequence genomic DNA includes:
- the Mcm5 gene encoding DNA replication licensing factor Mcm5, with translation MEGFDDPGIFFSDNFSTTDDQPYQQVNLRVVKKKFKEFLRQFHEENFNYKYRDTLKKQYNLGLYNLTVNIEDLSSFDEDLADSLYKQPTEYLPVFEEAAKEVADDLTHPRPEGEEQVEDIQILLTSNSVPTSVRHLKSEMISRLVRVSGIIVAASGIRAKSTKIAIQCRTCRNVIPNLPVKPGLDGYVLPRKCNTEQAGRPKCPLDPYFIIPDKCACVDYQILKLQELTDSIPQGEMPRHLQLYCDRYLCDKVVPGNRVDILGIFSIRKVSKSKGRESSKSVIGVRAPYLRVVGIEIDDKGCGFSSSLPITTEDEEMFRRLASSPNVYERIARSIVPSIFGFEDIKKAVACLLFGGSRKRLPDGLTRRGDINILLLGDPGTAKSQLLKFVQRVSPIGIYTSGKGSSAAGLTASVLRDPATRNFVMEGGAMVLADGGVVCIDEFDKMREDDRVAIHEAMEQQTISIAKAGITTTLNSRCSVLAAANSVFGRWDEMKGDENIDFMPTILSRFDMIFIVKDEHDEKRDITLAKHIMNVHMTAGEEVDESKDGEMSLLMIKKFIHFCRTTCGPRLSEAAGEKLKNRYIAMRGSSAEKEEKHKASIPITVRQLEAVIRISESLAKMQLLPFATETHVDEALRLFQVSTLEAASCKSLEGAEGFTTDEHRELLLRIEKQLKRRFPIGAQISESTIVQDFIKQKYPDRAIYTVIHTMIRRGELQHRNQRKVLYRLN